A DNA window from Moorella thermoacetica contains the following coding sequences:
- a CDS encoding NAD(+)/NADH kinase, whose amino-acid sequence MQRIGMVANLEKPRVRETALDIINYLESRNVRVLISTRKAAALGCPEKGVAEEEVIAAEGLLALGGDGTLLRAAQLVAPAGTPILGINLGHLGFLTEIELTELYPALDKLLAGAYRIEERMMLRGTVQRPEKALTCTALNDIVVTKGAFSRMLRLEVYIDTAYLDTYPADGLIVSSPTGSTAYSLSAGGPLVSPQLQVMILTPICPHTLYTRPLVVPGEQEIRVCVHAPGAEVMLTVDGQQGLHLRDGDVIRVTRARTPARLIRLQDNTFYSLVREKLKEGGSRQDDENPAATVNPETDSKYPHSHPGSTG is encoded by the coding sequence TTGCAGCGGATAGGTATGGTGGCCAACCTGGAAAAACCCCGGGTACGAGAAACGGCCCTGGATATCATAAACTACCTGGAGAGCAGGAACGTCCGGGTGCTGATCTCCACCAGGAAGGCTGCTGCCCTGGGGTGCCCCGAAAAGGGTGTAGCGGAAGAAGAAGTAATTGCCGCCGAGGGACTTTTAGCCCTGGGGGGCGATGGCACCCTCCTGCGGGCGGCGCAGCTGGTGGCCCCGGCCGGGACGCCGATCCTGGGGATCAACCTGGGGCACCTGGGCTTCCTGACGGAGATAGAGCTGACGGAGCTCTACCCGGCCCTCGACAAACTCCTGGCCGGCGCCTACCGCATCGAAGAGCGCATGATGCTCCGGGGAACGGTCCAGAGGCCGGAAAAGGCATTAACCTGCACCGCTTTAAACGACATTGTCGTGACCAAGGGTGCTTTTTCCCGGATGCTCCGCCTGGAGGTTTATATTGATACAGCCTATCTGGATACATACCCGGCCGACGGACTGATTGTCTCCTCCCCCACCGGCTCGACGGCTTACTCCCTGTCGGCCGGTGGTCCCCTGGTTTCACCCCAGCTCCAGGTAATGATCCTGACCCCCATCTGTCCCCATACCCTTTATACCCGACCCCTGGTGGTACCGGGGGAACAGGAGATCAGGGTCTGTGTCCATGCGCCCGGGGCCGAAGTTATGCTGACTGTCGACGGCCAGCAAGGTTTGCACCTCCGTGACGGTGACGTCATCAGGGTAACCAGGGCCAGAACCCCGGCCCGTTTAATCAGGCTGCAAGATAACACCTTTTATAGCCTGGTACGGGAGAAACTGAAGGAAGGGGGGAGCCGGCAGGATGATGAAAACCCAGCGGCAACAGTTAATCCTGAAACTGATAGCAAGTACCCCCATAGCCACCCAGGATCAACTGGCTAG
- a CDS encoding TlyA family RNA methyltransferase, protein MAKERLDLLLVRRGLYPSREQARTAIMAGEVLVNNVPVDKPGAAVPDTATIRLLGQHLPYVSRGGLKLARALEVFSIDLHGKIILDVGASTGGFTDCALKHGAARVYAVDVGYGQLAWSLRQDPRVIVMERVNARYLESSSFGEPADVATIDVSFISLLKVLPAVASCLKPEGEIIALVKPQFEAGPGRVGKKGVVREAAVHRAVLQEVLAAAVDLGLKIKGLTYSPIKGPEGNVEFLLWLGLTGQGLEKEAWESLINRVVAAAHEGLLKP, encoded by the coding sequence GTGGCTAAGGAACGATTGGACCTCCTGCTGGTGAGGCGGGGCCTCTACCCCAGCAGGGAACAGGCCCGGACGGCCATCATGGCCGGCGAGGTCCTGGTTAACAATGTTCCAGTCGATAAGCCAGGCGCTGCCGTGCCGGATACAGCGACCATCCGTCTCCTTGGCCAGCACCTCCCTTACGTCAGCCGGGGAGGGTTAAAGCTCGCCCGGGCCCTGGAGGTCTTTAGTATCGATCTGCATGGTAAAATAATCCTGGACGTCGGCGCTTCTACCGGCGGCTTTACCGACTGCGCCCTCAAGCACGGTGCCGCCCGCGTTTATGCCGTCGATGTGGGTTACGGACAACTGGCCTGGTCCCTGCGCCAGGACCCAAGGGTTATAGTAATGGAAAGGGTCAACGCCCGTTACCTGGAGTCTTCCAGTTTTGGCGAACCGGCAGACGTGGCAACTATTGATGTTTCCTTCATATCTTTGCTCAAGGTCCTGCCCGCTGTGGCCAGTTGCCTGAAACCGGAGGGGGAAATAATCGCCCTGGTAAAACCCCAGTTTGAAGCCGGGCCCGGCCGGGTCGGTAAAAAGGGTGTGGTACGGGAGGCAGCCGTCCACCGGGCGGTATTACAGGAAGTACTGGCTGCTGCGGTTGACCTGGGCTTGAAAATCAAGGGCCTTACCTACTCGCCCATCAAGGGGCCGGAGGGTAACGTGGAATTCCTCCTCTGGCTGGGTTTAACCGGCCAGGGCCTGGAGAAGGAGGCCTGGGAGAGCCTCATCAACCGGGTAGTTGCTGCGGCCCACGAGGGACTGTTGAAGCCGTAG
- the dxs gene encoding 1-deoxy-D-xylulose-5-phosphate synthase has protein sequence MSLLEKINEPAAIKKFTLAELDILAREIRQELVQTVARTGGHLAPNLGVVELTLALHSVFDLPRDKIIWDVGHQCYVHKILTGRRQEMTSLRQFGGLSGFPKRAESPYDAFDTGHSSTSISAALGMALARDLKGEDYQVVAVIGDGALTGGMAFEAMNHAGHLQANLIVVLNDNEMSIAPPVGGLAAYLSRLRTDPMYSRGKEELENLLNRLPHLGPRVLKVIDRLKDSFKYLVVPGMFFEEIGFTYLGPIEGHNIARLKEVLQHARNTRGPVLVHVITTKGKGYQPAEDHPDRFHGIGPFDPATGEPLAGGGPPTYTSVFGAELVRQGEKNNRLVAITAAMPDGTGLTPFARRFPKRFFDVGIAEQHALTLAAGLAAAGMHPVVAIYSTFLQRAIDQVIHDIALMELPVVLAIDRAGLVGEDGETHQGLFDVSLLRCVPGLVLMAPKDEQELRHMLVTALQYQGPAALRYPRGAGMGVPLTGTAQPLPIGKGEVLRRGRDVTILALGPLAYAALEAAGDLAARGIEATVINPRFIKPLDEDLILTWADRTGHLVTVEEHVLAGGFGSAVLELLARNGRKGIRVRCLGVKDEFVHQGKPAILREHLGLTPAGIRAAVQALLAETPVLHRRRNQTKGISGG, from the coding sequence ATGAGCCTGCTAGAAAAAATCAACGAACCGGCAGCCATAAAAAAATTTACCCTTGCCGAGCTTGATATACTCGCCAGGGAAATCCGCCAGGAACTGGTCCAGACGGTCGCCCGCACGGGCGGTCACCTGGCCCCCAACCTTGGGGTTGTGGAGCTGACCCTGGCCCTGCACAGCGTCTTTGATCTACCCCGGGATAAAATCATCTGGGACGTCGGCCACCAGTGCTACGTTCATAAGATCCTTACCGGACGGCGCCAGGAAATGACCAGCCTGCGTCAGTTCGGGGGCCTGAGCGGTTTTCCCAAGCGGGCCGAAAGCCCCTACGACGCCTTTGATACCGGGCATAGCAGCACCTCGATCTCGGCTGCCCTGGGGATGGCCCTGGCCCGGGACTTAAAGGGAGAAGACTACCAGGTGGTGGCTGTTATCGGCGATGGTGCCCTGACGGGCGGGATGGCTTTCGAAGCCATGAACCATGCCGGCCACCTGCAGGCCAACTTGATTGTTGTCTTAAATGATAATGAGATGTCTATCGCCCCTCCGGTTGGTGGCCTGGCGGCCTATCTTTCCCGCCTGCGGACGGACCCCATGTATTCCCGAGGTAAGGAAGAGCTGGAGAATCTTCTCAACCGGCTCCCCCATTTAGGTCCCCGGGTGCTCAAGGTAATTGATCGCCTCAAGGACAGCTTTAAATATCTGGTCGTTCCAGGCATGTTTTTCGAAGAGATTGGTTTTACCTACCTGGGGCCCATTGAAGGTCACAATATTGCCCGGTTAAAAGAGGTCCTCCAGCATGCCCGGAATACCAGAGGCCCGGTCCTGGTACATGTAATTACCACCAAGGGGAAGGGTTACCAGCCGGCCGAGGACCATCCCGACCGCTTCCACGGCATAGGCCCCTTTGATCCGGCAACAGGGGAACCCCTGGCCGGAGGAGGGCCGCCGACCTACACCTCTGTTTTTGGTGCCGAACTGGTGCGCCAGGGGGAAAAGAACAACCGCCTGGTGGCCATAACGGCTGCCATGCCCGATGGCACCGGCCTGACGCCCTTTGCCCGGCGCTTCCCCAAACGCTTTTTTGATGTCGGCATCGCCGAGCAGCACGCCCTGACCCTGGCCGCCGGCCTGGCCGCTGCCGGGATGCACCCTGTAGTAGCCATCTATTCTACTTTTTTACAGCGGGCCATTGACCAGGTAATCCACGATATCGCCTTAATGGAGCTGCCGGTGGTCCTGGCCATTGACCGGGCCGGCCTGGTAGGTGAAGACGGTGAAACCCACCAGGGTCTCTTTGATGTGTCCCTGTTGCGTTGTGTTCCCGGCCTGGTCCTCATGGCACCCAAGGATGAACAGGAACTGCGCCACATGCTGGTAACCGCCCTCCAGTACCAAGGACCGGCGGCGCTGCGCTACCCCCGGGGCGCCGGTATGGGTGTGCCCCTGACGGGAACGGCCCAGCCTTTGCCCATTGGCAAGGGTGAAGTCCTGCGTCGTGGCCGGGATGTCACCATCCTGGCTCTAGGCCCCCTGGCGTATGCAGCCCTGGAAGCGGCCGGGGACCTGGCAGCCCGGGGTATCGAAGCCACCGTCATTAATCCCCGGTTTATTAAGCCCCTGGATGAAGACCTGATCCTCACCTGGGCGGATCGCACCGGCCATCTGGTGACCGTGGAAGAACACGTCCTGGCCGGGGGCTTTGGCAGCGCCGTTCTGGAACTCCTGGCACGGAACGGGCGCAAGGGTATCCGGGTGCGGTGCCTGGGGGTGAAGGACGAGTTTGTCCACCAGGGTAAACCAGCCATTTTACGGGAACACTTAGGCTTGACTCCGGCCGGGATCAGGGCTGCCGTCCAGGCGCTGCTGGCGGAGACCCCGGTCCTGCACCGGCGGCGCAACCAGACAAAGGGGATTTCCGGTGGCTAA
- a CDS encoding CNNM domain-containing protein, with protein MAKTQGRSSWKNALTMGGGTFFIALAAGYGSQFFLGKITSIILSFALLLFIILAGIIFDIIGVATAAASEAPLNARAAKRIPGARQALRLLRKADRVTTFCNDVVGDASGTLSGAVGAVIILRLAGQHGAEDILISTITTAVIAAVTVGGKAMGKSFALREANEVVFFVGRVLYAIERLTGWQPIPNGPRKGRRP; from the coding sequence TTGGCCAAGACACAAGGTCGTTCCTCCTGGAAGAATGCCCTGACCATGGGCGGGGGGACTTTTTTTATAGCCCTGGCAGCAGGCTATGGTTCCCAGTTTTTTTTGGGTAAAATAACGTCGATAATTCTCTCCTTCGCCCTGTTGCTCTTTATTATACTGGCAGGCATCATCTTTGATATTATTGGCGTGGCCACGGCGGCCGCCAGCGAAGCCCCCCTGAACGCCAGGGCTGCCAAAAGGATACCCGGAGCCCGCCAGGCCTTAAGGCTGTTGCGCAAAGCCGATCGCGTAACCACCTTTTGTAACGACGTCGTTGGCGACGCCAGCGGCACCTTAAGCGGGGCAGTAGGGGCGGTGATCATCCTGCGCTTGGCCGGCCAGCACGGGGCGGAAGATATCCTCATAAGCACCATCACAACGGCAGTGATCGCAGCGGTAACAGTGGGCGGCAAGGCGATGGGCAAGAGTTTCGCCCTGCGTGAGGCCAACGAGGTTGTCTTTTTTGTGGGTCGGGTCTTGTATGCCATCGAAAGGCTAACCGGGTGGCAACCCATACCAAATGGACCCAGGAAAGGAAGGCGGCCATGA
- a CDS encoding polyprenyl synthetase family protein, whose translation MKTTELESYLAERRQLVQEALARNLPPPDTYPPAVHQAMHYSLFAGGKRLRPILVLAAGEAVGSQPEPLLPAACAVEFIHTYSLIHDDLPAMDNDDYRRGRPTCHKVYGEAIALLAGDALLTLAFEVLSRIPATIPPERILRATRELAASAGSQGLIGGQVVDMEAEGQPVTLEKVNYIHNHKTGSLIRACLRLGGILGGAGEEQLALLTRYGEALGLAFQITDDILDITGDFSQTGKQGGVDAARGKATYPACLGVEASRQKAGELCAEAGALARALGPAAEPLELLAGFVLRRQG comes from the coding sequence GTGAAAACCACGGAACTTGAAAGCTACCTGGCTGAACGGCGGCAACTGGTCCAGGAGGCCCTGGCCCGCAACCTGCCACCTCCGGACACCTACCCGCCGGCGGTGCACCAGGCCATGCACTACAGCCTTTTTGCCGGGGGTAAAAGGCTAAGGCCTATCCTCGTCCTGGCTGCCGGCGAAGCCGTGGGCAGCCAGCCGGAGCCCTTATTACCGGCAGCCTGCGCCGTGGAATTTATCCACACCTATTCCCTTATCCACGATGACCTGCCGGCGATGGATAATGACGATTACCGCCGCGGCCGGCCGACATGCCATAAAGTCTACGGTGAAGCTATCGCCCTGCTGGCCGGTGATGCCCTCCTGACCCTAGCTTTTGAAGTCTTGAGCAGGATACCGGCGACCATACCGCCGGAGAGAATTCTCCGGGCAACCAGGGAGCTGGCTGCCTCCGCCGGTAGCCAGGGGCTTATAGGCGGCCAGGTGGTGGATATGGAGGCCGAAGGGCAGCCGGTTACTTTAGAAAAGGTAAACTACATTCATAACCATAAAACCGGTAGCCTGATCCGGGCCTGCCTGCGCCTGGGGGGCATCCTGGGAGGCGCGGGAGAGGAACAACTGGCCTTACTGACCCGTTACGGGGAAGCCCTGGGCCTGGCCTTCCAGATAACCGACGACATTCTGGATATTACCGGCGATTTCAGCCAGACGGGCAAGCAGGGCGGGGTGGATGCCGCCCGGGGCAAGGCGACCTACCCGGCCTGCCTGGGGGTGGAGGCCTCCCGGCAAAAGGCCGGGGAATTATGCGCTGAGGCAGGAGCCTTGGCCAGGGCCCTGGGACCGGCGGCCGAACCCCTGGAACTCCTGGCAGGCTTTGTCCTAAGGCGGCAAGGCTGA
- the xseB gene encoding exodeoxyribonuclease VII small subunit, which produces MPEEEQLTFEAALQKLEEVVQALEGEGLTLEDSLAYYQEGIRLVRLCRQRLKEVEGKLQVILLQDGEVVTRELSLPGGENHGT; this is translated from the coding sequence ATGCCCGAAGAGGAACAGTTGACCTTCGAAGCGGCCCTGCAAAAGCTGGAAGAAGTAGTCCAGGCCCTGGAGGGTGAAGGCCTGACCCTGGAGGATTCCCTGGCCTATTACCAGGAAGGCATTCGCCTGGTACGCCTGTGCCGGCAGCGCCTGAAAGAGGTTGAGGGTAAGCTCCAGGTGATCCTCCTCCAGGACGGGGAAGTAGTAACCAGGGAGCTCTCCCTTCCCGGGGGTGAAAACCACGGAACTTGA
- the xseA gene encoding exodeoxyribonuclease VII large subunit — protein MPEVKVLAVRELTAYLQRLLANDGRLANVWVKGEISNLRSPTSGHLYFSLKDQAATLRCVMFQGRSRGLSLGLRDGLEVIARGQVAIYPRDGVYQLYVAEIFPAGTGLASLALQELTARLEREGLFAADRKRPLPLLPRRVGLVTSPTGAALRDMITISRRRFPGIELILAPARVQGEVAPRQLALALELLAKRGGVDVIIIGRGGGSAEDLSAFNTELVARAIYACPVPVIAAVGHETDLTLADRVADRRAPTPSAAAEMAVPVRAELEQRLKSLAERARRGMEHRLELARARLERLTKSSGLDRPRQELYYRQQYVDGLEQRLLASWERRSREREQGLNLLAARLEAASPLAILARGYAVCRRPGDGAPLKSSREVLPGEKVEVILKEGLLRCQVEEVGG, from the coding sequence GTGCCGGAGGTTAAAGTCCTGGCGGTGAGGGAACTCACCGCCTATTTGCAGCGCCTCCTGGCCAACGACGGCCGCCTGGCCAATGTCTGGGTAAAGGGCGAGATCTCCAACCTGCGCTCTCCAACCTCGGGCCATCTCTATTTCAGTCTCAAGGACCAGGCTGCGACCCTGCGCTGCGTGATGTTTCAGGGCCGTAGCCGGGGCCTATCCCTGGGCCTGCGCGACGGCCTGGAGGTAATCGCCAGGGGTCAGGTGGCCATTTACCCCCGGGACGGCGTCTACCAGCTCTATGTAGCCGAAATCTTCCCGGCAGGGACCGGCCTGGCCAGCCTGGCCCTCCAGGAGTTGACCGCCCGCCTGGAACGGGAGGGTCTCTTTGCCGCCGACCGCAAGCGGCCCCTGCCCCTGTTGCCACGCCGGGTGGGCCTGGTGACCTCCCCAACCGGGGCCGCCCTACGGGATATGATAACCATCAGCCGGCGCCGCTTCCCCGGGATTGAACTGATCCTGGCGCCGGCCAGGGTCCAGGGGGAGGTGGCGCCCCGCCAGCTGGCCCTGGCCCTGGAACTTCTGGCAAAAAGGGGAGGCGTTGATGTCATTATTATCGGCCGCGGTGGCGGCTCGGCCGAAGATTTAAGCGCCTTCAACACCGAACTGGTGGCCAGGGCCATCTATGCCTGTCCGGTACCCGTCATTGCTGCCGTAGGCCATGAGACGGATCTCACCCTGGCCGACAGGGTAGCCGACCGGCGGGCGCCTACTCCTTCGGCGGCGGCGGAAATGGCCGTACCGGTGCGGGCAGAACTGGAACAGCGCCTGAAGAGCCTGGCGGAGCGGGCCCGCCGCGGTATGGAACACCGCCTGGAGTTAGCCCGGGCTCGGCTGGAGCGCCTGACCAAAAGCAGCGGCCTGGATCGGCCCCGCCAGGAGCTATATTACCGCCAGCAGTACGTGGATGGCCTGGAACAGCGCCTGCTGGCCTCCTGGGAGCGTCGTTCCCGGGAGCGGGAGCAGGGTCTTAATCTCCTGGCTGCCCGCCTGGAAGCCGCCAGCCCCCTGGCCATCCTGGCGCGTGGCTACGCCGTTTGCCGCCGTCCCGGCGACGGAGCGCCCCTGAAATCCAGCCGGGAAGTGCTCCCCGGGGAGAAGGTGGAGGTCATCCTGAAGGAAGGCCTTCTCCGGTGCCAGGTCGAAGAAGTCGGCGGATAG
- the folD gene encoding bifunctional methylenetetrahydrofolate dehydrogenase/methenyltetrahydrofolate cyclohydrolase FolD, producing MPAQILDGKKIAAEVRAEVKEEVSRLKAEGINPGLAVVLVGEDPASQVYVRNKHRACEEVGIYSEVHRLPAATSQAELLKLIDQLNKDPKIHGILVQLPLPDHIDEKKVIDAIALEKDVDGFSPANVGNLVIGDKCFYPCTPHGCMVLLEKAGIDPKGKKAVVVGRSNIVGKPVAMMLLARHATVTICHSRTRDLAAECRQADILIAAVGKPELITGDMIKEGAVVIDVGINRVGEKKLVGDVHFESAAQKAGWITPVPGGVGPMTIAMLLKNTVEAARR from the coding sequence ATGCCAGCCCAGATCCTCGACGGGAAAAAGATTGCTGCCGAAGTAAGGGCTGAAGTAAAGGAGGAGGTATCCCGGTTAAAGGCGGAAGGTATTAACCCAGGCCTGGCCGTAGTCCTGGTGGGCGAAGACCCGGCTTCCCAGGTGTACGTCCGTAACAAGCACCGCGCCTGTGAGGAGGTCGGTATCTACTCCGAGGTTCACCGCCTGCCGGCGGCGACCAGCCAGGCCGAACTCTTAAAGCTGATCGACCAGCTCAATAAAGATCCCAAGATTCACGGCATCCTGGTCCAGTTGCCGTTGCCTGATCATATTGATGAGAAGAAAGTCATCGATGCCATCGCCCTGGAAAAGGATGTTGACGGGTTCAGCCCGGCCAACGTCGGCAACCTGGTTATCGGCGATAAATGCTTCTATCCATGCACACCCCACGGCTGTATGGTTTTGCTGGAAAAAGCCGGTATTGATCCCAAGGGTAAAAAGGCAGTGGTCGTCGGCCGGAGCAATATCGTCGGCAAGCCAGTAGCAATGATGCTCCTGGCCCGCCACGCCACGGTGACCATCTGTCACTCCCGCACCAGGGACCTGGCAGCCGAATGCCGGCAGGCCGACATTCTCATTGCGGCCGTAGGGAAGCCGGAGTTGATTACCGGGGATATGATTAAAGAGGGCGCGGTAGTTATCGACGTAGGTATCAACCGGGTCGGCGAGAAAAAGCTGGTGGGCGACGTCCACTTCGAGAGTGCGGCCCAGAAGGCCGGTTGGATCACTCCCGTACCCGGCGGGGTAGGTCCCATGACCATTGCCATGCTCTTGAAGAATACAGTCGAGGCGGCCCGGCGCTAG
- the gltA gene encoding NADPH-dependent glutamate synthase — protein MPLIPKKTPMPSQEPRERIHNFNEVAQGYTREMALAEAQRCLQCKKAPCRQGCPVEVDIPAFIARLKEQDFDGAIAKIKEKNNLPAICGRVCPQENQCEKFCTLGKKHEPVAIGRLERFLADYQLAKGETASSEKAPPSGYKVAVIGSGPAGLTAAADLARMGHQVTVFEALHVPGGVLMYGIPEFRLPKRIVQQEIDTIRRLGVEIRTNAVVGKLTTVDELLENGYDAVFIGTGAGLPHFMGIPGENLLGVYSANEFLTRTNLMKAYLFPRYATPIKVGKRVAVIGAGNVAMDAARTALRLGAEESYIVYRRSAAEMPARKEEVEHAEEEGVQFRLLTSPVRIHGNDQGVVTGMTCQRFELGEPDASGRRRPVPIPGSEYDMAVDTVVIAIGQGPNPLVLRTTPGLKLTSKGTIAADEATGATSRKGVFAGGDIVTGAATVILAMGAGKAAARAIDAYLREK, from the coding sequence ATGCCATTAATCCCTAAGAAGACCCCTATGCCTTCCCAGGAACCCAGGGAGCGGATTCATAACTTCAACGAAGTAGCGCAGGGTTATACCCGGGAAATGGCCCTGGCTGAGGCTCAGCGTTGCCTTCAGTGCAAAAAGGCCCCCTGCCGCCAGGGTTGCCCGGTAGAAGTAGATATACCGGCCTTTATCGCCCGCTTGAAGGAGCAGGACTTTGACGGCGCCATTGCCAAGATCAAAGAAAAGAATAACCTGCCGGCCATCTGCGGCCGGGTTTGCCCCCAGGAAAACCAGTGTGAAAAATTCTGCACCCTCGGCAAAAAACACGAGCCAGTGGCCATCGGTCGCCTGGAGCGCTTCCTGGCCGATTACCAGCTGGCCAAAGGCGAGACGGCCAGTAGCGAAAAGGCGCCACCCAGCGGTTACAAAGTGGCGGTCATCGGTTCCGGGCCGGCCGGCCTGACGGCTGCTGCCGACCTGGCCAGGATGGGACATCAGGTAACAGTCTTTGAGGCCCTCCATGTACCCGGGGGCGTGCTCATGTACGGTATTCCCGAGTTCCGGTTGCCGAAAAGGATTGTTCAACAGGAGATAGATACTATTCGCCGTCTTGGGGTGGAGATCCGGACCAATGCCGTGGTAGGCAAGCTGACTACGGTGGACGAGTTGCTGGAGAACGGTTACGACGCCGTCTTCATCGGTACGGGGGCCGGGTTGCCCCACTTTATGGGGATTCCCGGGGAGAACCTCCTGGGCGTTTACTCGGCCAATGAGTTTTTGACCCGGACCAACCTGATGAAGGCCTACCTATTCCCCCGGTATGCTACTCCCATCAAGGTCGGGAAACGGGTGGCCGTCATCGGCGCCGGCAATGTAGCCATGGATGCCGCCCGTACAGCTTTGCGCCTGGGAGCCGAGGAATCCTATATCGTTTACCGCCGTTCGGCAGCGGAGATGCCAGCCCGCAAGGAAGAAGTCGAGCACGCCGAGGAAGAAGGCGTCCAGTTCCGCCTCCTAACCAGTCCTGTGCGTATCCACGGCAACGACCAGGGCGTAGTTACAGGCATGACCTGCCAGCGCTTCGAACTGGGCGAACCCGATGCCTCCGGCCGGCGACGTCCGGTGCCCATTCCCGGTTCTGAGTACGACATGGCGGTCGATACCGTCGTCATCGCCATCGGCCAGGGACCTAATCCCTTGGTCCTGCGGACAACTCCGGGCCTGAAGCTCACAAGCAAGGGAACCATTGCCGCCGACGAGGCAACCGGTGCCACTTCCCGTAAGGGCGTTTTTGCCGGCGGTGACATCGTCACCGGGGCGGCTACCGTCATCCTGGCCATGGGAGCCGGTAAAGCGGCCGCCCGGGCCATTGACGCCTATCTACGGGAAAAATAA
- a CDS encoding sulfide/dihydroorotate dehydrogenase-like FAD/NAD-binding protein — MYRIVRKEVMSPVIKLLEIEAPEVAAKAQPGQFIILRLDEEGERIPLTIADFDRTRGTITTIFQEVGYTTRRLGCLETGDSLADFVGPLGLPSEIENYGRVVCVGGGVGVAPVYPIARALKEAGNEVISIIGARTKDLLLLEDEMRAVSSELLVATDDGSYGHHGFVTDLLKQVLEERGKVARVWGIGPVVMMRAVAETTRPFGVKTIVSMNPIMVDGTGMCGACRVSVGGETKFACVDGPEFDGHEIDWQLALRRMNMYREEEQEIIKAHEGGGCGCH; from the coding sequence GTGTACCGCATTGTCCGCAAAGAGGTCATGTCGCCGGTTATCAAGCTGCTGGAGATTGAGGCCCCGGAAGTAGCTGCCAAGGCTCAACCGGGCCAGTTTATCATTCTCCGCCTGGATGAAGAGGGAGAGCGCATTCCCTTGACCATTGCCGACTTTGACCGTACCCGGGGCACCATCACGACCATTTTCCAGGAAGTTGGTTATACCACCCGGCGCCTGGGTTGCCTGGAGACGGGGGATAGCCTGGCCGATTTTGTTGGCCCCCTGGGACTACCCTCGGAGATTGAGAATTACGGTCGCGTGGTCTGCGTGGGCGGCGGCGTGGGTGTAGCCCCGGTTTATCCTATAGCCAGGGCTTTAAAGGAAGCCGGTAATGAAGTGATATCCATTATCGGCGCCCGGACCAAAGACTTGCTACTGTTGGAAGACGAGATGCGGGCTGTATCCAGTGAACTTTTGGTTGCTACCGATGACGGTAGCTACGGTCACCATGGTTTCGTCACTGACCTGTTAAAGCAGGTCCTGGAGGAAAGGGGCAAGGTAGCACGGGTCTGGGGTATCGGCCCGGTGGTCATGATGCGGGCGGTGGCCGAAACCACCCGGCCCTTTGGCGTCAAAACTATTGTCAGTATGAACCCCATCATGGTTGATGGTACCGGCATGTGTGGTGCCTGCCGGGTAAGCGTTGGCGGGGAGACCAAGTTTGCCTGCGTCGACGGGCCGGAATTTGACGGCCATGAGATTGACTGGCAACTGGCTTTACGACGGATGAACATGTACCGGGAAGAAGAGCAGGAAATTATTAAAGCCCATGAGGGAGGTGGCTGCGGATGCCATTAA